In Eleutherodactylus coqui strain aEleCoq1 chromosome 4, aEleCoq1.hap1, whole genome shotgun sequence, the following are encoded in one genomic region:
- the MRPL51 gene encoding large ribosomal subunit protein mL51, whose amino-acid sequence MWTAMRLLWCRPPVLPASRSFSLGSCSLARSCMPPLKNTDRWTQKRAQFGVYDNIGILGDFKMHPKNLIVGPSWLRGWRGNELQRCIRKKKMVGDRMFFQERHNLNKRINFLYRRFNRYGKHR is encoded by the exons ATGTGGACGGCGATGCGGCTGCTCTGGTGTCGCCCCCCGGTGCTCCCGGCCTCCCGCTCGTTTTCTCTTG GGAGCTGCAGTCTCGCTCGGAGTTGTATGCCGCCACTAAAGAATACAGATCGCTGGACCCAGAAGAGAGCGCAGTTTGGGGTTTACGATAATATCGGGATTTTGG GAGACTTCAAGATGCACCCCAAGAACCTGATCGTCGGCCCCTCCTGGCTCAGAGGCTGGCGGGGGAACGAGCTGCAGAGGTGCATCAGGAAGAAGAAGATGGTCGGAGATCGTATGTTCTTTCAGGAGAGACATAACCTCAACAAAAGGATCAACTTCCTGTACAGGAGGTTCAACCGCTACGGCAAACACCGCTGA